The Streptomonospora litoralis genome window below encodes:
- a CDS encoding serine/threonine-protein kinase, producing MTGTQPLTDDDPRSIGGYALSARLGQGGQGVVYLGRDDTDGAPVAVKTLHADGIDAAGLRRQLSEEVETARRVARFCTAQVLAADIDAEPPYVVSEYIEGPTLREVVRRDGPMSGAALERLAVGTLTALAAIHQAGIVHRDFKPGNVLMGHDGPRVIDFGIARALEGTAILTSQIAGTPAYMAPEQIAGRPLGPAVDLFSWGSTIAFAANGWGPFGQDSLHEVLHNVSAEPPDLGALDGRLRDIASRCLSKDPDQRPSAAETLMGVLGVAMPEPGGGAPAQAEETDEPGALPIHTLAAGAAAAAPEGTAAGLRESLAQEAAGDDGLFRSFPPLTPPPAGSGPRYDTGAGPGTAASSGPQTPPAAASSGPPPGAVQPGADPASAGGSAWVPPGAHPQSGPQQPSPYGGPAGAGPTGGQQPYGPSGPQSPYGPGPGAPPSGPQPPYGPGPDAAQAGPGPYGSGGPGPQQPSPYGGPAGAGPTGGQQPYGPSGPQSPYGPGPGAPPSGPQPPYGPEQGKVQPGPGAPYGPAPGVPGPQQPAPYGATPAAPQGGPPAGAWGRQPPASGAAPASPASKGSGAGVIIGIVVGASLLVVIVVGVVIAGILG from the coding sequence ATGACCGGAACCCAGCCCCTGACCGACGACGATCCCCGGAGCATCGGCGGCTACGCGCTGAGCGCCCGGCTGGGGCAGGGCGGCCAAGGCGTGGTCTACCTGGGGCGCGACGACACCGACGGCGCGCCCGTCGCGGTCAAGACCCTGCACGCCGACGGCATCGACGCCGCGGGTCTGCGCCGTCAGCTCTCCGAGGAGGTCGAGACCGCGCGGCGGGTGGCGCGGTTCTGCACCGCCCAGGTGCTGGCCGCCGACATCGACGCCGAACCGCCCTATGTCGTCAGCGAGTACATCGAGGGCCCCACCCTGCGCGAGGTGGTCCGGCGCGACGGCCCGATGAGCGGGGCCGCGCTGGAGCGGTTGGCCGTGGGCACCCTGACCGCTCTGGCGGCCATCCACCAGGCGGGGATCGTGCACCGCGACTTCAAGCCGGGCAACGTGCTCATGGGGCACGACGGCCCCCGGGTCATCGACTTCGGCATCGCCCGCGCGCTGGAGGGTACCGCCATCCTCACCAGCCAGATCGCGGGCACTCCCGCCTACATGGCCCCCGAGCAGATCGCCGGCCGGCCCCTGGGTCCCGCGGTCGACCTGTTCTCGTGGGGCTCCACCATCGCCTTCGCGGCCAACGGGTGGGGGCCCTTCGGCCAGGACTCGCTGCACGAGGTCCTGCACAACGTCTCCGCCGAGCCCCCGGACCTGGGCGCGCTGGACGGCCGACTCCGCGACATCGCGTCGCGCTGCCTGTCCAAGGACCCCGACCAGCGGCCTTCGGCGGCCGAGACGCTGATGGGCGTTCTGGGCGTCGCGATGCCCGAGCCCGGCGGCGGCGCCCCGGCGCAGGCCGAGGAGACCGACGAGCCGGGGGCCCTGCCGATCCACACACTTGCGGCCGGTGCGGCGGCCGCGGCGCCCGAGGGCACCGCGGCCGGACTGCGCGAAAGCCTGGCGCAGGAGGCGGCGGGCGACGACGGCCTGTTCCGCTCCTTCCCGCCCCTCACGCCGCCCCCAGCAGGCTCGGGGCCGCGCTACGACACGGGTGCCGGACCCGGTACCGCCGCGTCCAGCGGGCCGCAGACCCCGCCGGCCGCGGCGTCTTCCGGACCGCCGCCGGGCGCCGTGCAGCCGGGTGCGGATCCGGCCTCCGCCGGCGGTTCCGCCTGGGTTCCACCGGGCGCGCATCCGCAATCGGGTCCGCAGCAGCCGTCGCCCTACGGTGGGCCCGCCGGGGCGGGGCCGACGGGCGGGCAGCAGCCTTATGGCCCCTCGGGTCCGCAGTCGCCGTACGGTCCGGGGCCGGGTGCTCCGCCGTCGGGTCCGCAACCGCCGTACGGTCCGGGGCCGGATGCTGCGCAGGCTGGGCCGGGCCCCTACGGCTCCGGCGGCCCGGGTCCGCAGCAGCCGTCGCCCTACGGTGGGCCCGCGGGGGCGGGGCCGACGGGTGGGCAGCAGCCTTATGGCCCCTCGGGTCCGCAGTCGCCGTACGGTCCGGGGCCGGGTGCTCCGCCGTCGGGTCCGCAGCCGCCCTACGGCCCGGAACAGGGGAAGGTGCAGCCGGGACCCGGAGCGCCCTACGGCCCAGCACCGGGAGTCCCGGGACCGCAGCAGCCCGCACCCTACGGGGCGACCCCTGCGGCGCCGCAGGGCGGCCCGCCCGCGGGCGCCTGGGGCCGGCAGCCGCCCGCTTCCGGGGCCGCGCCTGCGTCGCCTGCGTCGAAGGGCAGCGGGGCCGGTGTCATCATCGGAATCGTCGTCGGCGCCTCGCTCCTCGTGGTGATCGTGGTAGGCGTCGTCATCGCCGGCATCCTGGGCTGA